TGCTGCTTTTATAAAAGACGATTTTGAAATAAAAGCACTGCTTAGCGCAGACGATGCAACCAAAAAGTACCAAAAAGCCAAGCAGTACCTTGACGATAACGAGGTGCTAACAGCATGGAAAGTACTACTAGCAGAAAAGAATTTTTAATATATTAACGATGGCTGCCTTGAGCAGAAAATAACAACGAGAGAATTATGGAAGTTTCTGGAAGAATTAAAATGATTGACGAAACCAAAACGTATGGTAACAACGGGTTTAGAAAAAGAGAGGTAGTAGTTACTACTGATGAGCAATACCCACAACATATAATGGTTGAGTTTACGCAAGATAAATGCGACCTATTAAATAATTATGGTGTTGGCGAACCTGTAAAAATTTCGATTAACTTACGCGGTAGAGAGTGGGTAAACCCACAAGGCGAAACCAAATACTTTAACTCAATACAAGGGTGGAGAATAGAAAAACTACAACCCGAAGCACCAGCAGGTGGCGGTTACCAAGCGCAACAACCACCCATGCCAACAGCGCAAGACTCTTTTGAGCCTGCAACCAACTTTAAAGAGGAAGACCATGATGACTTACCTTTTTAAGGAGAAAGCTATAAAAAAATCCCGAAGTTTTAACTTCGGGATTTTTTATGTTGTTTGCATTTTTATACTAAGGTGAATCTGTAATAGTTTTACGACAATCTGTGGTATTACTACATGGCAGGCACTCCCAATCTATAACCCCGTCACTTGCTGTGTAAAGCCTAGGGCTACATCCTCTCCTACACAAGCCATCACAAACACATGTTTTTTTAAATTCATTGGAGTGTGACATCTGAGCTATCAAAACTCCTAATAAAGTTGGATGAGGAAATAATTGAGTTACAACTTTAACGGTAGTATCCCTATTCATACCAATTAAATAATAATATTTATCTGTAGTGCCTTCAATAACATCTTCGCGTATTTCAATTTTATCTAACACAATGGTAATACCCTCTTTCTTTAGCCTATTTTGGAAAATATTCCTTAATTCTGCTTTATCAGCCGTAACAGTCAAATTACCATCAGTATCATAAGTCCCAATAACTTTTTCGAAGCTACTACTTTTTTGCTTTTGCTCAATAATATTTAATGCTATCTCTTTAGATTGCTTATCTGTAGGCTCATCGTTGGCACTACATGATAATAATACTGCACCAAGAGCTAGAGCAGCAATAGTGAATAATTTAACTTTTTTCATTTTTTAATTGGATTTAAGATTTATATTAGTAATCACGCAAATCTAAAAACTTTAGGTAAGAATACGAAAAGAATATTACTATCATCAAATAAAAATTTCCACCCCAACATTTAAATATTTAATGTAAACCTCATAAATTTGAATAATAGATAGTTATTTAAATAATATGTATTTCTTGTCGCGCGAATTATATTTCCCCTCACCAACAATAGCATCTCCTGAGGGTATTGTGGCTGTTGGTGGCGATTTATCGCCAGAACGACTTTTATTAGCCTACAAAAGCGGAATATTCCCTTGGTTTGAGGATGACGAGCCTATATTATGGTGGAGCCCGCCAGAACGCATGGTTTTATTTTTAGATGAGTTAAAAATCTCTAAAAGCATGCGCAACATACTAAACAGGGGTACTTTTCGCGTTACCTATAATACTGCCTTTAAGGAGGTAATACACAATTGCAGTACCATAAAACGGAAAGAGGAGGATGGCACTTGGATAACTTCTGAAATGACGGAGGCCTATATTAAGTTACATGAGTTAGGGCATGCAAAATCGGTAGAAGTGTGGCAAGGTACTGATTTGGTGGGCGGACTGTATGGCGTAGATTTAGGCAATGTTTTTTGTGGCGAAAGCATGTTCTCTAAAGTATCCAACGCTAGTAAAGTAGGTTTTATAGCCTTAGTAAAAAAGCTACAGCAAAACGGGTATTTGTTACTGGACTGCCAAGTATACAACCCCCATTTAGCAAGTTTAGGTGCACGAGAAATAAACAGAGAATTGTTTTTAAAAATAATAACCCAAAAAATACAATAGCCGTGAAATTATTAAAGCCCTATTATGAGCCCCTCCTACTCATAATTATTATTATTACTTTTTTACTGTTCCGAAAGGAACTTTTAGGGGCAAACATCTACGTAATACTAGGTAGCATAGTTGCATTTTACTTTATTCCAATAAAAATAATTGCATTAATTATTAACCCCGATAGAAAACAACAGGGGCTAACCGTATTATCGTCGTTAATTATTGCAATTACCATTGGTGCCTCTTTTATAGCTGTTAACGATAAAAATTTTACAGGGCTACAAACGGTTACCTATGTATTGGCAGTAATTAATGTAATTTTTATGATTTACGCCTTTTTTAAAGACCTGGAGCGTAAAGCATTTTTACTACACCTAATTATAGTAGGGTTTATATCGGTAATGCTGGATTTTATATAAACACAAAAAACCCGCTCTTTACAAATAAAGAGCGGGTTTTTATATACTTCTTCTTTTTCTTATGTCTTAAGCTTCAAATGGAACTACAGATACAAAAGACTTATCATCTTTTTTCTTCTGGAATTTCACAACACCGTCAACTTTAGCATGTAAAGTATGATCTTTACCCATGTAAACATTTTCACCTGGATTGTGTTTAGAACCTCTTTGTCTTACGATAATGTTACCGGCAATAGCAGCCTGACCACCATAAATCTTAACACCTAAGCGTTTCGATTCTGATTCTCTACCATTCTTAGAACTACCGACACCTTTCTTGTGAGCCATGATGTTTTGGTTTTAATTGTTACTATTACTCAGCAGTTTGTGCTGCTGCCTTTTTTAATTTTGTTTGTTGCTCTTTAAGGAGCAGTAATTCCTGATATAGAAATTTGCGTTAAAGACTGACGGTGTCCGTTTTTAACTCTGTAACCTTTTCTTCTCTTCTTCTTGAAAACAATTACTTTATCTCCTTTTAAGTGCTGTAGCACTTTGGCTTCTACTGAAGCTCCTTCTATAGCGGGGGCGCCTAGAGTTACAGTTCCGTTATCATCAAGTAATAAAACTTTAGAGAATGTAATTGCATCTCCTTCATTACCTTCTAAACGGTGAACGTAAACCTTTTGGTCTTTGCTAACTTTAAATTGTTGCCCTGCTATCTCTACGATTGCGTACATAACAATATTATTTAGTATAAATTTTTAAGACCGCAAATATACAACTATTTATTAATCAGTCAATACAATACTAAAAATTTTATTGCAAAAATAAGCCTCATAAGCTACTGATTATCAATTCGTGAAAAAAATTTTAGATTTATTGTAACAAAATGCCGAAATTGCATACCAATTATCAAAATCAAAATAATTATTAATTTTTATGAGAAAATCTTTAATGGCTTTGGGTTCACTTCTTATGCTTGGCGGAGTAGCATCGGCCCAAAAAGTAGCATTTGAGGAATATGATTTGGACAACGGGATGCACGTAATCCTGCACCAAGACAATACAGCTCCAGTTATCATTACTTCGGTAATGTACCACGTAGGAGCTAAAGACGAAAACCCTGACAGAACGGGTTTTGCACACTTTTTTGAGCACCTTTTATTTGAAGGTACTGAAAACATAGAGCGTGGTGAGTGGTTTAAAATTGTTACTGCTAATGGTGGTAATAATAATGCAAACACTACTGACGACAGAACGTATTACTATGAAGTATTCCCATCAAACAACCTAGAACTTGGTTTATGGATGGAATCAGAAAGGTTAATGCACCCAGTAATTAGCCAAGTTGGTGTTGACACGCAAAACGAAGTAGTTAAAGAGGAGAAAAGACTACGTGTAGACAACCAACCTTATGGTAACCTTATTGCAGAGGTTAAAAAGAATATGTTTAAAAAACACCCATACCGTTGGGCAACCATCGGCTCTATGGAGCACCTTGATGCTGCAACGCTAGAGGAATTCCAGGCATTCAACAAAAAATACTACGTACCTAACAATGCAGTATTGGTTGTAGCGGGTGATTTAGATATTAACCAGACTAAAAAATGGATTGAGCAGTACTTTGGTCCAATACCAAAAGGAGCACCTGTAACACGCAAATCGTACAAAGAGGAGCCAATTACAAAACAGTTCCGTGCAACTTACGAGGATCCTAACATCCAGTTGCCAATGGTTATAGCAGCATACCGTACACCATCTATGAAAACCAGAGATGCACGTGTGTTAGATATGATTTCTACAATACTTAGCGCTGGTAAAAGTTCTAGAATGTACAAAAAGATTGTAGACGATAAAAAGATGGCATTGCAAATGGGTGCTTTCAACTACAGCCAAGAGGATTATGGTATGTACATTGTATATGGTATACCAATGCAAGGATACACTGCCGAAGATATTATGAAAGAGGCAGATGCTGAAATAGCAACGCTACAAACAGAGCTTATCTCTAAAAAAGAGTTCGAAAAACTACAAAACATCTACGAAAGCCAGTACGTAAACAGCAACGCAAGTGTTGAGGGTGTTGCAAGTAACCTTGCTACATACTATATGTTATATGGTGATGTTAACCTAATTAATACTGAAATCGACATTTACCGTTCGATAACAAGAGAAGAAATAAGAGATGTTGCTAAAAAGTATCTGAACCCAAACCAGAGAATGATACTTGATTATGTACCAGCTAAAGACAAAGCACAAAACTAAGTAACAAAAAATCATGAAAAAAGTCATATACATACTAGCCGGTTTGTTCTTATCTGTAAGCATGCAGGCGCAAGACAGACCAATGCCAAAACCGGGACCTGCTCCTACTGTTAATATAGGTAAACCCGAAACGTTTACCCTTAAAAACGGACTTAAAGTACTTGTGGTAGAAAACCACAAACTACCAAGAGTATCGTACACCCTTACTATGGATAATGCTCCGTATGCCGAAGGCAACAAAAAAGGAGTATCGGATATGGTAAGCGCACTTATGGGTAGTGGTACAACTACAATATCTAAAGAAGATTTTAACGAAGAGGTAGATTTTTTAGGAGCCAACATTAACTTTTGGTCGCAAGGAGCATCAGCAAACGGATTATCTAAATATTCTGATAGAATATTGGAGCTAATGGCCGATGGTGCTTTAAACCCTAAGTTTACACAAGAGGAGTTTGATAAGGAAAAAGACAAAATCATCGAAGGGCTTAAAGCCGATGAAAAAAGTGTAACATCAGTAGCATCAAGAGTAACTGATGTACTTATATATGGCAGAAACCACCCTAATGGAGAATACCTTAGCGAAGAAACGTTAAACAATGTTACATTAGCCGATGTAAAAGCAGACTACAACACTTACTTTGTGCCAGAAAAAGCATACCTGGTAGTAGTTGGCGATGTAAAAACCAAAGACGTTAAAAAGCAAGTTAAAAAGCTTTTTGGTGACTGGACAGCTAATACAGCACCAAACATTAGTTACACAGACCCTAAAGATGTACAGTACACACAAATTAACTTTGTAGATATGCCAAATGCAGTACAAAGTGAAATAGCTGTTGTAAATGTTGTAAACTTAAAAATGACAGACAAAGAGTACTTTGCTGCAATACTAGCCAACCAAATACTTGGTGGTGGTGGCGAAGGAAGACTTTTCCTTAACCTACGCGAAGCAAATGCTTGGACATACGGTGCATACTCATCTATTGGGTCAGGTAAATACGTAACATCATTCAGAGCAACATCATCCGTACGAAACACAGTTACCGATAGTGCTATAGTAGAGATACTAAACGAAATGAAGCGTATTAGAACGGATTTAGTATCGCACGAAGATCTTAAAAACGCAAAAGCAAAATACATAGGTAACTTTGTAATGCGTATGGAAAGTCCATCTACAGTAGCAAGCTATGCGTTAAGAACAGAAACGCAAAACCTTCCTGCCGATTTTTACGAAAACTACATTAAAAACATTAATGCAGTAACGGCAGAAGATATTAGAAATGCAGCTAAAAAATTCTTTAGCGTAGATAAAGCCCGAATTGTTGTTGTAGGTAAAGCAGCAGATGTTGTACCAGCATTAGAAAAGAGCGAAATACCCGTATTTTACTTTGATAAGTGGGGTAAAAAAACAGATAAGCCTGTAGTTAACAAGCCCGTTCCTGCTGGCGTTACTGCAAAAACAGTACTAGGCAACTACCTAAAAGCTATTGGTGGCGAGGCAGCTGTAAAAAATGTTAAAACAGTATACACAAAATCTACAGGTACCGTACAAGGCACTCCACTAGAGTTAGTAATGAAAGTTACTACAGACCATAAGCAACTTGTTGAAATGAAAGCTATGGGCATGACGATGATGAAGCAAGTAATTACGGATAAAATGGGTTACATGACATCGCAAGGACAACGCCAAGACCTTACGGGAGATGACCTAGCAGACTTGCAAGAAGGTGCTGTACCATTTGAAGAATTAGACCTTATGAACAATGGTGAGGTTGAGCTTACAGGTATAGAATCTATAAACGGAAATGAAGCGTATGCTGTTAAAAAAGGAAGTACTACATACTACTATGATGTAAAATCGAACTTTAAGATAGCTGAAGCTAGAGAAGTAGAGCAAATGGGACAAAAAATGGTTCAGACTACATACTACGGAGATTACAAAGATGTGAAAGGTATTAAAATGCCACACAAAATTGATATGAACGTAGGTATAGAAATTGCACTTACTGTTACCGAAGCTAAAATTAACGAAGGAGTTACAGATACTGATTTCCAATAGGAAACAAAAGTATAAAAGGCTATATCATAAAAAGGCTGCCCATTGGGCAGCCTTTATTATTTTATGGTAGTAATAATGTTTATTTATCGTTTTAAAGACGAAAAGTATACCCCCAGCAATATTATTGCAGCACCCAACATTTGTAATGCCGATAACGACTCGCCGTCAAACAAACCCCAGCCAAAAGCAACAATAGGTATCATATACGTTACTGACGATGCAAATATGGGCGATGATATATGGATTAACTTGAAAAATAAAATACTGGCAAGCCCCGTACCCACAATACCCAAAACAAGCACATAAAGCATAGCTTGGTGCGTTTGCGGTAGCATAGCAATACTAGCAAAATCCGAAAGGAACAAAATAAGCGTAGTAGGCAATAATAGCACCGCAAAATTACCTGTGGTAATAGCAAGCGGGCTAACATCCGAAAGGTGCTTTTTAATCAGGTTTACATTTACCGAGTAACACAATGCAGCCACTACAACATACAATGTGTAGTAATAATTTTGGTTTGGGTTATCTATAGCACCCTTAAAAATAAGTAATGCACAACCTACAAGCCCTATAAGCACCCCAAAAAGTTGCCTGCGCTGAAAACTTACCCCAAATACCGCGGCACCAATAATTAATGTTCCTAAAGGGGTTAACGAGTTTAATATAGCACTAATAGAGCTATGTATCTCGGTTTGTGCTATGGAGAATAAATACACTGGTAAAAACGTACCAAATAACGCCGTAAGCGCCAAATACTTCCATTTTTCCTTAGGCATTCTCCTAAGCGTACTAAAACCAATTAGCAATAAAAACAGCGCACAAAAAATAATACGAAGCGAACCCAACTGAAACGCACTAAGCCCTACAAGCCCACGTTTTATAAGGATAAAAGAACTCCCCCATGTAAGCGATAATATGGCAAGTAAATACCACTTTAAGTGTTTTGACTGCATGAATTTAATTTTGCATCAAAAATCTGACAATAAAATCAGATAACAAACGTTTTTTAGTAAATTTGTAACTTGCTCTTGGTTAAGAGCTACTTATATTAAAAACCTAAAAAAACAATACTATGAATTTAGCCAAAAAAATTTCTTTATTTGCTGTAGCAGCACTACTTTTTACTAGCTGTAAAAACGCCGATAAAGAAGGAACTACCGAGGATGGTACTACTATAGAAAAAACAATGGATGCACCTGCCGAAAGTGAGAATACAACAATTGAGGATGCTGAAACAAAAGAAGTAGCAGCAAACTTGGAATTTAAGAGTTTTAAAATTGATGGTATGACCTGTGCTATGGGATGTGCTAAAGTTATAGAAAATAAACTAGCGGATCTTGATGGTGTGCAAGATGTACGTGTTGATTTTGAAGCTGAAACTGCCGTAATATCTTATGATTCTGAAAAGCAAAACGTTGAAAGCATAGCAGCAACTGTAGAAAAAATTGCCGATGGCGCCTATAAAGTTTCTGATATGAGCGACTTAGAGGAAATAGTTGATGAAAAGCAGAGTTAAAAAACAATAACTTTAAATACAAAAAGCAGCCAATTGGCTGCTTTTTGTATTTAAAGTTATTTCCACTTAATGGTTTCCATAATATTTCGCATATCCTCTTTTACGTAGCTTGCAGCAGGCATTAACGAGTCGTAATTAGGGCGGGCGTAAAAATATAACGAGCCCGTTATAAAATGGCGGGTACTATCGGTAACATAAAATTGTGCGTTGGTAGCAGCATCGCCTCCAACCTGGTAAAACATACCATAAGCATTGTTAAGCGCGTTGGCAAAAGGTTGCTCCTGTATAGCATTGGCTTTAATTACATGCTCGTAGGTAAGGCGCTGGGCATCGGTTAATAAAGCCTCAATATTATTAGCAACGGGTTTATAAGTAAGGTGTATGGTAGCCTTCATTTTAGGATAGGCTAGTGTAAAATTACAATTCCCTTTATTGGTAATAATGGATTGCGAGTTAAAAGCAAAGCTAAATGGGCAATTTCCTTCGTATACCACATAATCCTCTACGGGGTAATCCAGCCTAAGAAAGGCTTTGGGTTTGGGTAGTACCTCTTGCTCACCGCAAGCGGTAAACAGACTACAAAATGCAATTATAATAGCTAGTGCTGTTGTTAGTTTTATTTTGTTCATTTATTGTAGGGTAACCTTTATTTGCTTTATTCTCCTCTTATCAACCAATTCAACGGTAAAGATATTGTCATTAAAGATAATTTTTTGTGCTTTTTTAGGAAAGTTACCTGATATTTCGAGTATAAAGCCTGCTAATGTTTCGGCTTCGCCTTTGGCTTCTTCAAAAACCGCTTCATCTACATCCGTAATACGGTAAAAATCTTTAAGGCTTATTTTACCATCAAACAGATAATTTTTATCGTCTATTTGCGAGTAAATAATATCTTCGTCATCAAACTCATCGCTTATATCGCCTACTATCTCTTCCAGAATATCTTCTAACGATATTAGTCCCGATGTACCACCGTACTCATCTACTACTATAGCAAGGTGGTTTTTCATCCCTTGGAATTCTTTAAGTAAGTTATCAAGCTTTTTATTTTCTGGAACAAAAAAGGCAGGACGTATTAAGGTTTGCCATTCAAAATCGTTACTATCTATATACGGAATGAGGTCTTTTATAAAAAGCACCCCCTCAATATGGTCGATATTATCACTGTAAACAGGTATTCTGGAGAAACCACTTGCTACTATTTTTGGAAATATCTCGGCAAAAGGTTCTTCTATATCTAAGGCAAAAATATCAATACGCGGGCTCATTACCTGCCTAGCATCGGTATTACCAAAGGTAACAATGCCTTCTAATATTTTTTGCTCTTCGGCAGTAGCGTCGCCATAATCAGTAAGTTCCAAAGCTTGCGATAATTGGTCTACCGATAGCCCTGTAGGCTGTACATTAAATTTTTTGTGAATTTTTAGCGTTATTTCGCGCATGGGTACGCTTATAGGCGATAGTATTTTATTGAGTACAAATAATAAATAGGCTATACGTGACGAGAATATGCGGTTGTTTCGGGTGGCGTATACTTTGGGTAATACTTCGCCAAAAAGTAATAATATAAAGGTTATAACGGCAACCTGTACGGTAAACCTAAAGTATGGTGAGGGTATACCGTAAAACAACTCGTTAACAAACCGAAAAAACAATATTATTATGGCTATGTTAATAAAGGTATTGGTTATTACTATGGTGGCTAGTAATTTTTTGGGTTTTTCTAGTAGGGTTACTAGCATTTTACCCTTTTTGGGATTTTTATCGTTTATGGCTGCAATATCTTCTGGCGATAGCAGAAAAACGGCTACCTCGGTACCCGATATGCATGCAGAACAAAATAAAAGGAAAATAATCCCAACGCAACCTATAATAAGGCTATAATCATATAATAGTATACTGGAGGGGTCGGGGTCCAATGCTGTAAGTTTTAGTTAAACAATTAAAATGGCAGGTCATCGTCTGGCGCTGGCACATTGGTGTTGTGGTCTGTAGGCGGTGTAGTTGGCTGTGGTTGCTCGGCAGGTTGTTGTGGCTGCTGCATCCTGTTGCCTTCGGCTTCGTTTTTAGCCGTTAAAAAAGTAAAGTCGGTTACCTGTATTTCGGTACTGTAACGTGCTGTGCCGTCTTCGGCTTGCCATTGTCTGGTTTTAATGCGCCCTTCTATATATACTTTATCGCCTTTGGTTAGGTACTTTTCGCATACTTCGGCAGCCTTATTTCGCACTACAATATTGTGCCATTCGGTAGATGTTACGCGCTCGTTGGTTTGTTTGTTAACGTAGGTTTCGTTAGTAGCCAGTGGGAAACGCCCAATGCAATTGCCACCATCGAAATAGTGCATCTTAACATCATCGCCCAAATGCCCTATTAGCATTACTTTATTTAGCGTTCCGCTCATTGCTTTAATTTACTGTTTACTCAAAAATAATAAAATTTAGCATCAATCCCAATGCTTCTCAATAAAATTATGAATAACTATAGGAAACGGATATTGCTTTATAAAATCGCGGTCTGTTGCACCCGCTACAAGGGTATTGGTAGCCACTTCCCAAAAGCGGATATGCAAGTGCTGGTGCGATAGTTTGTGTACAATGGTATTGGTAAGTAAGGTTGTGGTTGTAGGAGTAAAGTTAAACCCCTCGAAATTATCAATCAGCTCTTTTGCAGCGTTGGACGATACTAATGTTTCCGTTTCCAGCAACGGGAACTCGTACAGGTTATGCCAAATACCTTTGCCCGAACGTTTGTTAACAACACTTTTACCTTCGGCATCGTTAACTACCAAATAGTTAAAGTAACGATTGGTTACTTTTGTTTTTTTGAGTTTTACAGGCAATTGCTGCACTTTACCCGTATTGTAGGCAACACAATGGGCACTTAATACACACGTATAACAATTAGGGTTTTTAGGTACGCATTGCAGCGCACCAAACTCCATCATGGCTTGGTTAAATTCCGATGCTTTACCTTTTGGCAAATGTGCTGCTGCCAAAGCAGTAAACTCAGCCTTTGCACCAGATGACGATATATCAGTCTCTATACCAAAATAACGTGATAGTACACGGTATACATTACCATCTACCACAGGTATCTCCTCGCCATAACATATAGAGGCTATTGCGGCAGCCGTATAATTGCCTACTCCTTTTAGTTTTAGCAAGTCGTTATAATTATCTGGAAATATTCCGTTTAAATTGTATGCAATATGTTTAGCCGTTGCGTGCAGGTTGCGTGCACGCGAGTAATAGCCCAGCCCCTGCCATAATTTTAGCACCTGCTCTTCGGGCGCATTGGCAAGGTGTTTTACGGTAGGAAAAGCCTCTATAAACTTAAAAAAATACGGCATTCCTTGTGCTACGCGGGTTTGCTGCAACATAATTTCGGATAACCATACGGAGTATGGGTTGGTATTTTTACGCCATGGCAAATCGCGCTTATTTTGTAAATACCATTGTATTAAGGGCTTAGAAAATTTCATTATACTGAGTAAGTTAGCAAATTTAAAAGTTTATGTTATTAAATTTTAATGTATTAAGGTTTAAATATTGTTTATTTAATTCCTATATTTGCACACTCGAAAAAAACACATACAAATATAAATTAAAGAAAGAAAATGACGAAAGCAGACATCGTAGCGAAAATCTCCGAGAAACTTGGACTTGAAAAAGGAGATGTGCAAGCAACAGTTGAGTCTTTTATGGAAGAAGTAAAAAACTCTTTGGAAACCGGTGATAATGTTTATTTAAGAGGTTTTGGTAGCTTTATAATCAAAACCCGTGCTGAAAAAACAGGTAGAAATATCTCTAAAAACACTACAATAAAAATACCAGCGCACAATATTCCTGCATTTAAACCTGCAAAAATATTTGTTGATGGTGTAAAAACGAATACTGAAGTAAAGTAACAAAACTTATTTATTAACTTAAACCTTTATACACTATGCCTAGTGGGAAAAAAAGAAAAAGACATAAGGTAGCTACGCACAAACGTAAGAAAAGAGCGAGAGCTAACCGCCACAAAAAGAAAAAGTAGTATTAAACTACTTTTTCTTTTTTACAACAACGTTCATTGAAAACGGATGTAAAGAAAAAGATAACAGAAATACGATAATAGATTTTTACGACATAAATTAAGTCCATCATCTTTTATCTATACTCTTAAAATCTTTCTGCACACATCCACAGGGTATTAAAACCTGTAAATTATTGTTTAATCCATCTGCATATAGGTTACAAGGTTGCGGAGTATGAGTTACAAAACTCCAGCCCTAAACCTTTTACCTAACAGCGGATAAAAATGTACAGTGTGAACAAAGAACTAATTATTCGATCTGGTTCTGAAGCCGTAGATTTTGCCTTATTAAAAGATGGAAAACTAATAGAATTACATAAAGAACGGGAAGATAAAAACAAGTTCTCTGTAGGCGATATTTTTCTTGCCAAAATCAGAAAACCTGTTGCCGGACTTAATGCTGCTTTTGTAAATGTAGGCTACGAAAAAGATGCCTTTTTACATTATCACGATTTAGG
The Flavobacterium litorale genome window above contains:
- a CDS encoding HU family DNA-binding protein codes for the protein MTKADIVAKISEKLGLEKGDVQATVESFMEEVKNSLETGDNVYLRGFGSFIIKTRAEKTGRNISKNTTIKIPAHNIPAFKPAKIFVDGVKTNTEVK
- the mutY gene encoding A/G-specific adenine glycosylase, whose amino-acid sequence is MKFSKPLIQWYLQNKRDLPWRKNTNPYSVWLSEIMLQQTRVAQGMPYFFKFIEAFPTVKHLANAPEEQVLKLWQGLGYYSRARNLHATAKHIAYNLNGIFPDNYNDLLKLKGVGNYTAAAIASICYGEEIPVVDGNVYRVLSRYFGIETDISSSGAKAEFTALAAAHLPKGKASEFNQAMMEFGALQCVPKNPNCYTCVLSAHCVAYNTGKVQQLPVKLKKTKVTNRYFNYLVVNDAEGKSVVNKRSGKGIWHNLYEFPLLETETLVSSNAAKELIDNFEGFNFTPTTTTLLTNTIVHKLSHQHLHIRFWEVATNTLVAGATDRDFIKQYPFPIVIHNFIEKHWD
- a CDS encoding single-stranded DNA-binding protein gives rise to the protein MSGTLNKVMLIGHLGDDVKMHYFDGGNCIGRFPLATNETYVNKQTNERVTSTEWHNIVVRNKAAEVCEKYLTKGDKVYIEGRIKTRQWQAEDGTARYSTEIQVTDFTFLTAKNEAEGNRMQQPQQPAEQPQPTTPPTDHNTNVPAPDDDLPF